From a single Couchioplanes caeruleus genomic region:
- a CDS encoding MFS transporter encodes MAVATPTPTSTPTSTPTLTNARRAAGRWLPLALVFLAVGLSTAMSSPFLALFLDEAVHADAAHVAVFLAAAPVSAVCISTLLAKVSDRLPVRRALLLATALAGCAGTALTAVLRDYWALLVVTVTLTAAAAAMMPQVFAYAREALHGSQRVAMTMSSLRTLFSIAWVAGPPLAAVLLDAGGFPAVYGTASLMYAVAALVVLTALRASPRPAPQQAGAVRPGADAPRAVIWLTIVVFVLTRCAGALSVQSLSLFVTRELGGEVRDAGLLLGLCAGLEIPLMLGFGWLATRVPVHRLLLVGAACGLAYTSLVSVATSTAVLVAGQLLNAASIAALTGLGVTYVQDMLPRHPGRASTLFTNTFPAGAVLAGPVLGLAQHAGYRMPYVVAAVLSAAALALLAVRRHGGKSA; translated from the coding sequence GTGGCTGTGGCGACCCCGACTCCAACTTCGACTCCGACTTCGACCCCGACTCTGACGAACGCGCGGCGTGCCGCGGGCAGATGGCTCCCACTCGCGCTCGTCTTCCTGGCGGTCGGCCTGTCCACCGCGATGAGCTCGCCGTTCCTCGCGCTGTTCCTCGACGAGGCGGTGCACGCCGACGCCGCGCACGTCGCCGTCTTCCTCGCCGCGGCGCCCGTCTCCGCGGTGTGCATCTCCACGCTCCTCGCGAAGGTGTCCGACCGGCTGCCCGTGCGGCGCGCGCTGCTGCTGGCCACGGCCCTCGCCGGCTGCGCCGGCACCGCGCTGACCGCCGTCCTGCGGGACTACTGGGCGCTGCTGGTGGTCACGGTGACGCTGACCGCGGCGGCCGCCGCGATGATGCCGCAGGTCTTCGCGTACGCGCGGGAGGCGCTGCACGGCTCGCAGCGGGTCGCCATGACGATGAGCTCTCTGCGCACGCTGTTCTCCATCGCGTGGGTCGCCGGGCCGCCGCTCGCCGCCGTCCTGCTCGACGCGGGCGGCTTCCCGGCCGTCTACGGCACCGCCTCGCTCATGTACGCCGTGGCGGCGCTCGTCGTGCTGACGGCCCTGCGAGCGTCCCCGCGGCCCGCGCCGCAACAGGCCGGGGCGGTACGGCCGGGAGCCGACGCCCCTCGGGCCGTGATCTGGCTGACGATCGTCGTCTTCGTGCTCACCCGCTGCGCCGGGGCCCTGTCGGTGCAGTCGCTGTCGCTGTTCGTCACCCGGGAACTGGGCGGCGAGGTACGTGACGCCGGACTGCTGCTCGGGCTGTGCGCCGGGCTGGAGATCCCGCTCATGCTGGGCTTCGGGTGGCTGGCGACGCGGGTCCCGGTGCACCGGCTGCTGCTGGTGGGGGCGGCGTGCGGTCTCGCGTACACGTCACTGGTGTCCGTGGCGACGAGCACCGCCGTGCTGGTGGCCGGGCAGCTGCTCAACGCCGCCTCGATCGCGGCGCTCACCGGGCTGGGCGTCACCTACGTGCAGGACATGCTGCCGCGGCACCCGGGCCGGGCCTCGACGCTGTTCACCAACACCTTCCCGGCCGGTGCCGTGCTCGCCGGTCCGGTTCTCGGTCTCGCCCAGCACGCGGGCTACCGGATGCCGTACGTCGTCGCGGCGGTGCTGAGCGCCGCGGCCCTCGCGTTGCTCGCGGTCCGGCGACACGGAGGGAAATCTGCCTGA
- a CDS encoding alpha/beta hydrolase encodes MRRRTLLTGAGAAVAVAAAGGYARTRFAAEPVIPDAPLGDERLETRRSRARGRDVDFYTAVPAGHGDGRGLPVCLVLHGASKTAADYPALGFGRFVTDSVRRGNAPFVLAGATGGRLAWRPSGGDDPQAMVHEELPAWCADRGFDTRRIAACGWSMGGYGSLLLAETFPGFVRSVAAFSPAVSPGDEVFAQAGRLRGVPVGLWCGTDDGLLTEVKALEKALPEGRAAGSYREGRHNFAYWSTCLPEAFDLIARALG; translated from the coding sequence ATGAGACGACGGACGCTGCTGACGGGGGCGGGCGCGGCGGTGGCCGTCGCGGCCGCCGGGGGCTACGCCCGGACCAGGTTCGCCGCTGAGCCGGTGATCCCGGACGCGCCGCTGGGCGACGAGCGCCTGGAGACCCGGCGGTCACGGGCGCGGGGCCGGGACGTCGACTTCTACACGGCCGTACCGGCCGGGCACGGCGACGGGCGCGGGCTGCCGGTCTGCCTGGTGCTGCACGGGGCCTCCAAGACCGCTGCGGACTATCCCGCGCTGGGCTTCGGCAGGTTCGTGACCGATTCCGTACGCCGCGGCAACGCCCCGTTCGTGCTGGCCGGGGCGACGGGCGGGCGCCTGGCGTGGCGGCCGTCCGGCGGTGACGACCCGCAGGCGATGGTGCACGAGGAGCTCCCGGCCTGGTGCGCGGACCGGGGCTTCGACACCCGCCGGATCGCGGCCTGCGGCTGGTCCATGGGCGGGTACGGCTCCCTGCTGCTGGCCGAGACGTTCCCCGGTTTCGTCCGGTCCGTCGCCGCCTTCTCCCCCGCGGTCTCCCCGGGCGACGAGGTGTTCGCGCAGGCCGGCCGGCTGCGCGGCGTACCGGTCGGACTCTGGTGCGGCACCGACGACGGCCTGCTCACCGAGGTGAAGGCACTCGAGAAGGCGCTGCCCGAGGGCCGGGCGGCCGGGAGCTACCGCGAGGGCCGGCACAACTTCGCGTACTGGAGCACGTGCCTGCCGGAAGCGTTCGACCTCATCGCCCGCGCACTCGGATAG
- a CDS encoding ABC transporter substrate-binding protein, which yields MRLVSLLPSATEIVYALGLDADLVGVTFECDEPAHARTDKAVVVGGRDTRGLSPADIDAYVKGQMAAGGDLYTLHEDALAGLAPDLILTQDLCRVCALPSGDVSDALEHLGCRADVVSLDPYTLEEVLGTFRTVGERAGVPERAAALVSSLRARLDAVAAAVAGRPRPRVAVVEWVDPPFTAGHWVPDLVTAAGGEPVAARPGARSVETTYAGLAAARPDVVLVTPCGFHLDGAADQAQRVVPHFPGAAVWAIDGDGLVVRPGPRLVDGVEAIAAVLHPDAVPAARPGTVRRIS from the coding sequence ATGCGCCTGGTCTCGCTGCTGCCCTCCGCCACGGAGATCGTGTACGCCCTCGGCCTCGACGCCGACCTGGTGGGCGTGACCTTCGAGTGCGACGAACCGGCGCACGCCCGGACCGACAAGGCGGTGGTCGTCGGCGGCCGCGACACCCGTGGCCTGAGCCCCGCCGATATCGACGCGTACGTGAAGGGCCAGATGGCGGCCGGCGGTGACCTCTACACGCTGCACGAGGACGCACTCGCCGGGCTGGCCCCCGACCTGATCCTCACCCAGGACCTGTGCCGCGTGTGCGCGCTGCCCTCCGGCGACGTGTCGGACGCGCTGGAGCACCTGGGCTGCCGGGCGGACGTGGTGTCGCTGGATCCGTACACCCTGGAGGAGGTGCTCGGCACCTTCCGCACCGTGGGCGAGCGGGCCGGGGTGCCGGAGCGGGCGGCGGCGCTGGTGTCGTCGCTGCGTGCCCGCCTGGACGCGGTCGCCGCGGCGGTGGCGGGCCGGCCGCGCCCGCGGGTGGCCGTCGTCGAGTGGGTCGATCCGCCGTTCACCGCGGGCCACTGGGTGCCCGACCTGGTCACGGCCGCCGGCGGGGAGCCCGTCGCGGCCCGGCCCGGCGCCCGGTCGGTGGAGACGACCTACGCCGGGCTGGCGGCCGCCCGGCCGGACGTCGTGCTGGTCACGCCGTGCGGCTTCCATCTCGACGGCGCCGCGGACCAGGCGCAACGCGTGGTGCCGCACTTCCCGGGAGCCGCGGTGTGGGCGATCGACGGCGACGGCCTCGTGGTCCGTCCCGGGCCGCGGCTGGTCGACGGCGTCGAGGCGATCGCGGCGGTGCTGCACCCGGACGCGGTGCCCGCCGCGCGGCCGGGGACCGTACGGCGGATCTCCTGA
- a CDS encoding CDP-alcohol phosphatidyltransferase family protein: MTARSGRGPLAGVAAQVLIMAALAATVGLSAVGWLAGLAYAVVLCALLRSGMRRAGMLVLGPANAVTLARATLVGAVTALVVTSFEHAVALPVLVTLVGVALALDGVDGQVARRTGNVTSLGARFDMEVDSFLALVLSVYVAGTVGWWALLIGAARYLFVAAAAVAPWILAALPPRFSRKVVAATQGVVLVVATAGLLPDALTRVVVAAALASLVWSFGKDIAWLWRAEQERRDSVAAAHRDRVLRRTVPGMRRTRRPASVSA; the protein is encoded by the coding sequence ATGACGGCTCGTTCCGGCCGGGGACCGCTGGCCGGGGTGGCCGCGCAGGTCCTCATCATGGCGGCGCTCGCCGCCACGGTGGGCCTGAGCGCGGTGGGCTGGCTGGCCGGCCTCGCGTACGCCGTGGTGTTGTGCGCCCTGCTCCGCTCCGGGATGCGCCGGGCCGGGATGCTCGTGCTGGGCCCCGCGAACGCCGTGACGCTGGCCCGCGCGACGCTGGTCGGTGCGGTGACCGCGCTCGTGGTGACCTCCTTCGAGCACGCCGTGGCGCTGCCCGTCCTGGTGACGCTGGTCGGCGTCGCGCTCGCCCTCGACGGCGTCGACGGCCAGGTGGCGCGGCGTACGGGCAACGTGACCTCGCTCGGCGCGCGCTTCGACATGGAGGTCGACTCGTTCCTCGCGCTGGTGCTGAGCGTCTACGTCGCGGGCACGGTCGGCTGGTGGGCGCTGCTCATCGGCGCCGCCCGCTACCTGTTCGTCGCGGCGGCGGCGGTGGCGCCCTGGATCCTCGCCGCGCTGCCGCCGCGCTTCTCCCGCAAGGTCGTCGCCGCCACCCAGGGCGTCGTGCTGGTCGTGGCCACCGCGGGCCTGCTGCCGGACGCGCTCACCCGGGTCGTCGTGGCGGCCGCGCTCGCCTCGCTCGTCTGGTCGTTCGGCAAGGACATCGCCTGGCTGTGGCGTGCCGAGCAGGAGCGCCGGGACTCGGTGGCCGCGGCGCACCGGGACCGCGTGCTGCGGCGTACGGTCCCCGGCATGCGGCGGACCCGGCGCCCGGCCTCGGTCAGCGCCTGA
- a CDS encoding zinc-dependent alcohol dehydrogenase codes for MTGTAEAFWLARPGAGEIRPADVAEPGPGEVLVRTLHSGVSRGTETLVFRGGVPDSQHEAMRAPFQEGGFPAPVKYGYLNVGVVERGPEELLGRTVFCLFPHQTRYVVPADAVTVVPPQVPARRAVLAGTVETALNGLWDAAPLIGDRIAVVGAGMVGASVAAILSRFPGARVQLVDTDPAKGAVAAALGVDFALPADAHDDCDLVVHASATAAGLTRSLELLAAEGTVVELSWYGDREVSVPLGEFFHSRRLTVRSSQVGGIAPARRGRRSYADRLAVALDLLADPVFDALITGESAFAELPAVLPRLTSGELPALCHLITYPTGE; via the coding sequence ATGACGGGTACGGCGGAAGCGTTCTGGCTGGCGCGCCCCGGGGCGGGCGAGATCCGGCCGGCGGACGTCGCGGAGCCGGGGCCCGGGGAGGTGCTGGTCCGCACGCTGCACTCCGGCGTCAGCCGCGGCACGGAGACGCTGGTGTTCCGCGGCGGCGTGCCGGACAGCCAGCACGAGGCCATGCGCGCCCCGTTCCAGGAGGGCGGCTTCCCCGCCCCGGTGAAGTACGGCTACCTCAACGTCGGCGTCGTCGAGCGGGGCCCCGAGGAGCTCCTCGGCCGTACGGTGTTCTGCCTCTTCCCGCATCAGACCCGCTACGTCGTCCCGGCCGACGCGGTCACGGTCGTCCCGCCGCAGGTCCCGGCGCGACGGGCCGTGCTCGCCGGCACGGTGGAGACCGCGCTCAACGGCCTCTGGGACGCCGCGCCGCTGATCGGCGACCGGATCGCCGTCGTCGGCGCGGGCATGGTCGGCGCGAGCGTGGCCGCGATCCTCTCCCGCTTCCCCGGCGCCCGCGTCCAGCTCGTCGACACCGACCCGGCCAAGGGCGCCGTGGCCGCCGCGCTCGGCGTGGACTTCGCACTGCCCGCGGACGCGCACGACGACTGCGACCTGGTGGTGCACGCCAGCGCGACCGCCGCCGGGCTGACCCGCTCGCTCGAGCTGCTCGCCGCCGAGGGTACGGTCGTCGAGCTCAGCTGGTACGGCGACCGCGAGGTCAGCGTCCCGCTCGGCGAGTTCTTCCACTCCCGCCGCCTGACGGTCAGGAGCAGCCAGGTCGGCGGCATCGCCCCGGCCCGGCGCGGGCGCCGCTCGTACGCCGATCGCCTGGCGGTCGCCCTGGATCTGCTCGCCGACCCGGTGTTCGACGCCCTGATCACCGGGGAGTCGGCGTTCGCCGAGCTGCCCGCGGTGCTGCCCCGGCTCACCAGCGGGGAGCTACCGGCCCTGTGTCACCTCATCACCTACCCGACGGGAGAGTGA
- a CDS encoding 6-pyruvoyl trahydropterin synthase family protein gives MFSVTVRDHIMIAHSFTGEVFGPAQKLHGATFVVDATFKRPELDADNIVVDIGLASQELHAICGGLSYRNLDDEADFAGINTSTEYLAKVIADRLAGKAAGGALGAGASGLTGIAVTLHESHIAWATYERDL, from the coding sequence ATGTTCAGCGTCACCGTCCGTGACCACATCATGATCGCGCACAGCTTCACCGGGGAGGTCTTCGGACCGGCCCAGAAGCTGCACGGCGCCACCTTCGTCGTGGACGCCACGTTCAAGCGTCCCGAGCTGGACGCCGACAACATCGTGGTGGACATCGGCCTGGCGAGCCAGGAGCTGCACGCGATCTGCGGCGGCCTCAGCTACCGCAACCTCGACGACGAGGCCGACTTCGCCGGGATCAACACGTCGACCGAGTACCTGGCCAAGGTCATCGCCGACCGGCTCGCCGGGAAGGCGGCCGGCGGGGCGCTGGGCGCGGGCGCGAGCGGGCTCACCGGCATCGCCGTCACGTTGCACGAGTCGCACATCGCGTGGGCGACGTACGAGCGAGACCTGTGA
- a CDS encoding glycosyltransferase family 4 protein, whose protein sequence is MTDPLYAVLPGDIDDPAAPSGGNTYDRRVLTGLAASRPVHEIAVAGPWPHPGAEQARELDDAVRALPDGATVLMDGLVAGAVPEIVEAHAARLRQVVLVHLPLGDETGAAPELPARERRTVRAADAVVATSEGAARRIEALHGLRPGTVHVAPPGVEPAPLTEPGPHGRRLLCVAAVTPRKAQDVLVDALIRIDDLPWRCVCVGALDRDPAFAARVTARGGRTRFIGPRTGAALDAQYAAADLLVLPSRAETYGMVVTEALARGIPVLGTEVEGVPEAVGRAPDGTVPGGLVPPGDVESLATALRRWLTDADLRAAWRTSARARRETLRGWDETTRRLSEVLDR, encoded by the coding sequence GTGACCGATCCGCTGTACGCGGTGCTGCCGGGCGACATCGACGACCCGGCGGCGCCGAGCGGCGGGAACACGTACGACCGGCGGGTGCTCACCGGGCTGGCGGCGAGCCGTCCGGTGCACGAGATCGCCGTCGCGGGGCCGTGGCCGCACCCGGGCGCGGAGCAGGCGCGGGAGCTGGACGACGCGGTGCGCGCGCTGCCGGACGGGGCGACCGTGCTGATGGACGGCCTGGTCGCGGGCGCGGTCCCGGAGATCGTCGAGGCACACGCCGCGCGGCTGCGGCAGGTGGTGCTGGTGCACCTGCCGCTGGGCGACGAGACCGGGGCGGCGCCGGAGCTGCCCGCCCGGGAACGCCGTACGGTGCGGGCGGCGGACGCCGTGGTGGCCACCAGCGAGGGCGCCGCCCGCCGCATCGAGGCCCTGCACGGGCTTCGGCCCGGCACCGTGCACGTCGCGCCGCCCGGCGTGGAGCCCGCGCCGCTCACCGAGCCCGGCCCGCACGGCCGGCGGCTGCTGTGCGTCGCCGCGGTCACCCCCCGCAAGGCGCAGGACGTGCTGGTCGACGCCCTGATCCGCATCGACGACCTGCCGTGGCGGTGCGTCTGCGTCGGGGCGCTCGACCGCGACCCGGCCTTCGCGGCGCGGGTGACGGCCCGCGGTGGACGGACGCGCTTCATCGGCCCCCGGACCGGTGCCGCGCTCGACGCGCAGTACGCGGCCGCCGACCTGCTCGTCCTGCCGTCGCGCGCGGAGACGTACGGGATGGTCGTCACCGAGGCGCTGGCCCGTGGCATCCCGGTGCTCGGCACCGAGGTCGAGGGGGTGCCGGAGGCGGTCGGGCGGGCCCCGGACGGCACCGTGCCCGGTGGGCTCGTCCCGCCCGGCGACGTAGAGTCCCTGGCCACGGCCCTGCGCCGGTGGCTGACCGACGCCGATCTGCGCGCCGCCTGGCGCACCTCGGCCCGCGCCCGCCGGGAGACGCTGCGCGGCTGGGACGAGACGACCCGACGACTGAGCGAGGTACTTGACCGATGA
- a CDS encoding methyltransferase domain-containing protein: MTGEFSTEWLSLREPADAAARSTDLIGLLRPAGGEIVVRDLGCGTGSLGRWLAPRLPGPQRWILQDRDPALLAYAAAHLPTAAADGSPVTAETARGDVTDLTAADLAGVSLVTCSALLDLFTADEVTALAEVCAAAGVPALFTLSVTGEVTFDPPHPLDAEVAAAFNEHQRREVDGRRLLGPEAVGAAAQAFATAGVTVTTRSSPWRLGPEHAGLLAEWLRGWVAAAAEQRPELRLDDYLAARLAAIEAGSLRATVDHQDLYARKD, from the coding sequence ATGACCGGAGAGTTCAGCACCGAGTGGCTGTCGCTGCGTGAGCCCGCGGACGCCGCCGCCCGCTCCACCGACCTCATCGGCCTGCTCCGGCCGGCCGGGGGCGAGATCGTCGTCCGGGACCTCGGCTGCGGGACCGGCTCGCTGGGGCGCTGGCTCGCTCCGCGGCTGCCCGGGCCGCAGCGGTGGATTCTGCAGGACCGCGACCCGGCGCTGCTGGCGTACGCCGCCGCGCACCTGCCCACCGCCGCGGCGGACGGCAGCCCGGTGACCGCCGAGACGGCTCGGGGCGACGTCACGGACCTGACCGCCGCCGACCTCGCCGGGGTGTCGCTGGTCACGTGCTCGGCGCTGCTCGACCTGTTCACCGCCGACGAGGTCACCGCGCTCGCCGAGGTGTGCGCGGCGGCCGGCGTGCCCGCGCTGTTCACGCTCTCGGTCACCGGGGAGGTCACCTTCGACCCGCCGCACCCGCTCGACGCGGAGGTGGCCGCGGCCTTCAACGAACACCAGCGCCGCGAGGTGGACGGCCGCCGGCTCCTGGGCCCGGAGGCGGTCGGCGCCGCGGCCCAGGCCTTCGCCACCGCCGGTGTGACGGTCACCACCCGATCGAGCCCGTGGCGGCTGGGTCCCGAGCACGCCGGGCTGCTCGCGGAATGGCTGCGCGGCTGGGTGGCCGCGGCCGCCGAGCAGCGCCCTGAGCTGCGGCTGGACGACTATCTCGCGGCCCGGCTCGCGGCGATCGAGGCCGGCTCGCTGCGCGCGACGGTGGACCACCAAGATCTTTACGCGCGGAAGGACTGA
- a CDS encoding lysylphosphatidylglycerol synthase transmembrane domain-containing protein: MNRSIWAWARLLGGAGILAVLLWRLGTGAFVDGLRVIDAPTLGVAFAIGVTTTVFSAWRWCLVARGLGLRLSLRGAIADYYKALFINAALPGGVLGDVDRAVQHGRDAGDVGKSVRAVVLERTAGQIVLVGVGLAVLLTVPSPVSSHLREHGPAVAVTAAALASVAVLLVVAVGRLRSGASRWARAARTAVAEIRAGLLARGNWPGVLLASTVVLAGHLATFVVAARAAGSDASLLRLAPLMLLALLSMALPVNVGGWGPREGVTAWAFGAAGLSATQGLTISVVYGLFAFVAALPGLVIIATRAAGRARARAAARAASRALPAATIVEIAPVRPAARPVRELVGSGA, encoded by the coding sequence ATGAACCGATCGATCTGGGCGTGGGCGCGGCTGCTCGGCGGGGCCGGGATCCTCGCCGTGCTGCTCTGGCGTCTGGGCACCGGGGCGTTCGTCGACGGGCTGCGGGTGATCGACGCCCCCACCCTCGGCGTCGCGTTCGCGATCGGCGTGACCACCACGGTGTTCAGCGCCTGGCGCTGGTGCCTGGTGGCCCGCGGCCTCGGCCTGCGGCTGTCGCTGCGGGGCGCGATCGCCGACTACTACAAGGCCCTGTTCATCAACGCGGCCCTGCCCGGCGGCGTGCTCGGCGACGTGGACCGGGCCGTGCAGCACGGCCGGGACGCGGGCGACGTCGGCAAAAGCGTGCGGGCGGTGGTGCTGGAACGCACGGCCGGGCAGATCGTGCTCGTCGGCGTGGGGCTCGCGGTGCTGCTGACCGTACCGTCGCCGGTGTCGTCGCATCTGCGCGAGCACGGGCCGGCGGTCGCGGTGACCGCCGCGGCCCTCGCCTCGGTCGCGGTCCTGCTCGTCGTCGCGGTCGGCCGCCTGCGCAGCGGCGCGTCCCGCTGGGCCCGAGCCGCCCGCACCGCGGTGGCCGAGATCCGCGCGGGGCTGCTGGCCCGCGGTAACTGGCCCGGCGTGCTCCTCGCCTCGACGGTCGTGCTGGCCGGGCACCTGGCCACCTTCGTCGTCGCGGCCCGCGCTGCGGGTTCGGACGCCTCGCTGCTGCGCCTCGCGCCGCTGATGCTGCTGGCCCTGCTGTCGATGGCGCTGCCGGTGAACGTCGGCGGGTGGGGGCCGCGCGAGGGCGTCACCGCCTGGGCGTTCGGCGCGGCGGGGCTCAGCGCCACCCAGGGCCTCACGATCTCCGTCGTCTACGGGCTCTTCGCCTTCGTCGCGGCCCTGCCCGGCCTGGTGATCATCGCCACCCGGGCCGCGGGCCGGGCCCGGGCGCGGGCGGCGGCGCGAGCGGCCTCGCGGGCCCTCCCGGCCGCGACAATTGTGGAGATTGCACCGGTCCGCCCTGCCGCCCGCCCGGTCCGGGAGTTGGTCGGCAGCGGTGCGTGA
- a CDS encoding RibD family protein → MEDRPYVLLSCGMSIDGYVDSADDERLLLSNDADFDRVDEVRAGCDAILVGAGTVRRDNPRLLIRDETRRKARETRGQSPDPVKVTVTGSCDLDPEARFFTLGDAAKLVYCATPAMPSARRRLGHLATVVDGGDPVDLRRVTGDLATRGVARLMVEGGGTVHTQFLTAGLADELQLVVAPFFVGDSKAPRFVGDGDFPWCAQRRAQLAGVRRIGDVVLLRYALSDRFQD, encoded by the coding sequence GTGGAAGATCGGCCGTACGTCCTGCTGAGCTGCGGCATGTCCATCGACGGATATGTCGACAGCGCCGACGACGAGCGGCTGCTGCTCTCCAACGACGCCGACTTCGACCGGGTCGACGAGGTCCGCGCCGGCTGCGACGCGATCCTGGTCGGCGCCGGCACCGTCCGCCGGGACAACCCGCGGCTGCTGATCCGCGACGAGACCCGGCGCAAGGCCCGCGAGACGCGCGGGCAGTCACCGGATCCCGTCAAGGTCACCGTCACCGGCAGCTGCGACCTGGACCCGGAAGCCCGGTTCTTCACCCTCGGCGACGCCGCCAAGCTGGTGTACTGCGCCACCCCGGCGATGCCGTCGGCCCGGCGCCGGCTGGGCCACCTCGCCACGGTCGTGGACGGCGGCGACCCGGTCGACCTGCGCCGGGTCACCGGTGACCTGGCCACGCGCGGCGTCGCCCGGCTCATGGTGGAGGGCGGCGGCACCGTCCACACCCAGTTCCTGACCGCCGGGCTCGCGGACGAGTTGCAGCTGGTCGTCGCGCCGTTCTTCGTGGGCGACTCCAAGGCGCCGCGCTTCGTCGGCGACGGCGACTTCCCGTGGTGCGCGCAACGCCGCGCGCAGCTCGCCGGTGTCCGCCGGATCGGCGACGTGGTGCTGCTGCGCTACGCGCTGTCCGACCGGTTCCAGGACTGA
- a CDS encoding GTP cyclohydrolase II: MSEAPGWRDVPGATVRTRVTVPLRFADGYATTARVLTFDGLIDGREHLALGLGDWERAVLDAPLVRPHSECLTGDVFGSQRCDCGPQLREAVERIATAGGLLLYLRQEGRGIGLYAKLDAYALQEAGLDTYEANVALGRGEDERDYTAAAQMLLALGADKVRLLSNNPDKAAQLQACGVEVKERIPTGVHLSPANLRYLATKATHTAHTLDLPGL, encoded by the coding sequence ATGTCCGAAGCGCCGGGCTGGAGGGACGTTCCGGGAGCGACGGTACGCACGCGCGTCACGGTGCCACTGCGCTTCGCCGACGGCTACGCGACCACCGCCCGGGTGCTCACGTTCGACGGGCTGATCGACGGCCGGGAGCACCTCGCGCTGGGGCTGGGCGACTGGGAGCGGGCGGTCCTCGACGCGCCCCTGGTCCGCCCGCACAGCGAATGCCTCACCGGCGACGTCTTCGGAAGCCAGCGCTGCGACTGCGGGCCGCAGCTGCGCGAGGCCGTCGAGCGGATCGCCACCGCCGGCGGGCTCCTGCTCTACCTGCGCCAGGAGGGCCGCGGCATCGGCCTGTACGCCAAGCTCGACGCGTACGCGCTGCAGGAGGCGGGGCTGGACACGTACGAGGCGAACGTGGCGCTGGGCCGCGGCGAGGACGAGCGCGACTACACGGCGGCGGCGCAGATGCTGCTGGCGCTCGGGGCGGACAAGGTCCGGCTGCTCAGCAACAACCCCGACAAGGCCGCTCAGCTGCAGGCGTGCGGCGTCGAGGTGAAGGAGCGCATCCCGACGGGCGTGCACCTGTCCCCGGCCAACCTGCGCTACCTCGCCACGAAGGCCACCCACACCGCGCACACCCTCGACCTGCCCGGACTCTAG